A section of the Kribbella sp. HUAS MG21 genome encodes:
- a CDS encoding transposase, translating into MSRFRMYPSHAQQTALSEQCRFARYVWNLALEQWSMWTRDRGPTPGFAEQCRQLTEARAEFAWLRAGSQMVQQQALRDFSQAISNFCAGTHRRPTWRKAGLHEGFRICGSQASRVVKLNRKWAQVLVPKVGWVRFRVSRAVPAAKSYRISQDRTGRWHIAFAVIPPAISAPGTGEIVGVDRGVSVSAALSTGELLTCPGLSERERDRLEHLQRRLARCRRGSARRQRVKAAITKLHARATDRRKDWVEQTSTDLARRFDIIRVEDLRISRLVKRPNIEPDPARPGRYLPNGRRAKAGLNRGILANGWGELVRRLEGKAPGRVEKINPAYTSQTCSSCGYCASENRESQAVFRCVACGQQTHADVNAAINIAAGRAVSARRETPPRVSLKREPQLPTSA; encoded by the coding sequence ATGTCCCGGTTCCGGATGTATCCGAGTCACGCGCAGCAGACGGCGCTGTCGGAGCAATGCCGGTTCGCCCGATATGTGTGGAATCTTGCGCTCGAGCAATGGTCGATGTGGACCCGCGACCGAGGTCCGACGCCGGGGTTCGCGGAGCAATGTCGCCAGTTGACGGAGGCACGGGCTGAGTTCGCGTGGCTGCGGGCGGGGTCGCAAATGGTCCAGCAGCAGGCGCTGCGCGACTTCAGCCAGGCCATCAGCAACTTCTGCGCCGGCACTCATCGGCGTCCGACCTGGCGCAAGGCCGGGCTGCACGAGGGCTTCCGCATCTGCGGCTCGCAGGCGTCCCGGGTCGTGAAGCTGAACCGTAAGTGGGCCCAGGTACTGGTTCCTAAGGTCGGGTGGGTACGTTTCCGGGTGTCTCGCGCCGTGCCTGCCGCGAAGTCGTACCGGATTTCCCAGGACAGGACCGGTCGCTGGCATATCGCCTTCGCCGTCATTCCCCCGGCGATCTCCGCCCCGGGCACGGGCGAGATCGTCGGCGTGGATCGCGGTGTCTCGGTTTCGGCGGCGTTGAGTACAGGTGAGCTTCTGACTTGTCCCGGTCTGTCTGAGCGTGAGCGAGACCGGCTCGAGCATCTGCAGCGCCGACTCGCGCGGTGCAGGCGCGGCTCTGCGCGGCGCCAGCGGGTCAAAGCCGCGATCACCAAGTTGCACGCCCGGGCCACCGACCGTCGCAAGGACTGGGTCGAGCAGACCAGCACCGATCTCGCACGGAGGTTCGACATCATCCGGGTCGAGGACCTTCGCATCTCCCGGCTTGTCAAGCGCCCCAACATCGAACCCGACCCCGCACGACCAGGGAGATATCTGCCGAACGGGCGGCGCGCCAAAGCAGGCCTCAATCGCGGCATCCTGGCCAACGGCTGGGGTGAGTTGGTACGTCGTCTGGAAGGGAAGGCGCCGGGACGAGTCGAGAAGATCAACCCCGCCTACACGTCGCAGACCTGTAGCAGCTGTGGATACTGCGCATCGGAAAACCGCGAGAGCCAAGCGGTGTTCCGGTGCGTGGCCTGCGGTCAGCAGACGCACGCCGACGTGAATGCGGCGATCAACATCGCGGCCGGACGGGCCGTCAGTGCACGCCGAGAGACGCCACCACGGGTCTCGCTGAAGCGTGAACCTCAACTGCCGACCTCCGCGTAG
- a CDS encoding PhzF family phenazine biosynthesis protein translates to MNLAVEVVTVFTDPDGRFGNPLGIVDGRLVGESDRQRVAAALGYSETVYVDDAATGTLRIYTATGEMSFAGHPTVGAAAWLHTHGHPVDTLHVPAGPIPVTRSGDLYAVRADSTWGSTWDWHELATPEDVLAADPTSYDAGHTFLWSWQDKAAGIIRARAFAPAMNVTEDEATGSAVTQLTARLGRDLLVVQGAGSHLHSTWHPPTHATVGGRVLPAEPRTLHL, encoded by the coding sequence GTGAACCTCGCGGTCGAGGTCGTCACGGTCTTCACCGACCCGGACGGCCGCTTCGGCAACCCCCTGGGCATCGTCGACGGCCGCCTCGTCGGTGAGAGCGACCGGCAGCGTGTGGCCGCCGCGCTCGGCTACAGCGAGACCGTGTACGTCGACGACGCCGCGACCGGCACGCTCCGCATCTACACCGCCACCGGCGAGATGTCCTTCGCCGGCCATCCCACGGTCGGCGCCGCCGCCTGGCTCCACACGCACGGCCACCCCGTCGACACCCTGCACGTCCCCGCCGGGCCCATCCCTGTCACCCGCTCCGGCGACCTGTACGCCGTACGAGCCGACAGCACCTGGGGCAGCACCTGGGACTGGCACGAGCTGGCCACCCCCGAGGACGTCCTCGCCGCCGACCCGACGTCGTACGACGCCGGCCACACCTTCCTCTGGTCCTGGCAGGACAAGGCGGCCGGCATCATCCGAGCCCGAGCCTTCGCCCCCGCCATGAACGTCACCGAGGACGAGGCCACGGGCTCCGCCGTCACCCAACTAACCGCCCGCCTAGGCCGCGACCTGCTGGTCGTCCAAGGCGCCGGCTCCCACCTCCACAGCACCTGGCACCCACCCACCCACGCC
- a CDS encoding SRPBCC family protein, with the protein MRFDHSTTIQAPPERVWEVFSDVERWPDWTPTIESVERLDAGRIHVGARTRIRQPKLPVAVWEVTELKEGEYFEWVSKAPGIKTTGGHRVVGTPEGTVATATIIQEGPLGRLFGKLYAGLTKSYIATETQKLKELCESGNSAR; encoded by the coding sequence ATGCGCTTCGATCACTCCACCACGATCCAGGCCCCGCCCGAGCGGGTCTGGGAGGTCTTCAGCGACGTCGAGCGGTGGCCCGACTGGACCCCCACCATCGAGTCCGTCGAGCGGCTGGACGCGGGCCGCATCCACGTCGGCGCCCGCACCCGGATCCGCCAGCCCAAGCTCCCGGTCGCCGTCTGGGAGGTGACCGAGCTCAAGGAAGGCGAGTACTTCGAGTGGGTCTCGAAGGCCCCCGGCATCAAGACCACCGGCGGCCACCGCGTCGTCGGTACGCCGGAGGGCACCGTGGCGACCGCGACGATCATCCAGGAAGGGCCGCTCGGCCGGCTGTTCGGCAAGCTGTACGCCGGACTCACCAAGAGCTACATCGCCACCGAGACGCAGAAGCTGAAGGAACTGTGTGAGTCGGGAAACTCTGCTCGCTGA
- a CDS encoding flavin reductase family protein, translated as MKRTVEPKVLYFGTPVVLISSRNPDGSTNLAPMSSAWWLGYTAMLGMGAGSQTVKNLVERPELVLNLVAPDMVAALDRIALLTGSREMSDAKRGRGYRYEPDKFTAGGLTREPTDLAGLDGVAESPINLEGRIEAIHEIGGPDSRLCALEMKVERVRVHEDLLMSNDRYIDPLRWDPLIMKFTEYFAGGAPAYPSSLARGWQMPPMATVSRS; from the coding sequence ATGAAGCGAACAGTCGAGCCCAAGGTCCTGTACTTCGGGACGCCCGTCGTCCTGATCAGCTCCCGTAATCCGGACGGCAGCACGAACCTCGCCCCGATGTCGTCGGCCTGGTGGCTCGGCTACACCGCGATGCTCGGGATGGGCGCCGGCTCGCAGACCGTGAAGAACCTCGTCGAACGCCCGGAGCTCGTGCTGAACCTGGTCGCCCCGGACATGGTCGCCGCGCTCGACCGGATCGCGCTGCTGACCGGCTCGCGAGAGATGTCCGACGCGAAGCGCGGCCGCGGGTACCGCTACGAGCCGGACAAGTTCACCGCGGGCGGGCTGACCCGCGAGCCGACCGATCTGGCGGGACTGGACGGCGTCGCGGAGAGCCCGATCAACCTCGAGGGACGGATCGAGGCGATCCACGAGATCGGCGGACCGGACTCGCGGCTGTGCGCGCTGGAGATGAAGGTCGAGCGGGTCCGGGTCCACGAGGACCTGCTGATGAGCAACGACCGCTACATCGACCCGCTGCGCTGGGATCCGCTGATCATGAAGTTCACCGAGTACTTCGCGGGCGGCGCGCCGGCGTACCCGTCGTCGCTCGCCCGCGGCTGGCAGATGCCGCCGATGGCCACCGTCTCACGCAGCTGA
- a CDS encoding helix-turn-helix domain-containing protein, producing the protein MSRETLLADAVEHFAKHGIGDASLRTIASSIGTSHRMLIYHFGSREGLLAEVVRTVEQQQRDLLASLDVPARPIAEQAEEFWRRVTDAALVYGPLFFELSAHAMQDLPHTESLKADLINVWLPPLTDLCIRAGIPKAEAPAYARLGLAASRGLLFDLLLTGDRAGVDEASALLNRLFTLPVR; encoded by the coding sequence GTGAGTCGGGAAACTCTGCTCGCTGACGCGGTCGAGCACTTCGCCAAGCACGGGATCGGCGACGCGAGCCTGCGCACCATCGCGTCCTCGATCGGCACCAGTCACCGGATGCTGATCTACCACTTCGGCTCCCGGGAGGGCCTGCTCGCCGAGGTCGTCCGCACGGTGGAGCAACAGCAGCGCGACCTGCTCGCGAGCCTCGACGTACCGGCCCGGCCGATCGCCGAGCAGGCCGAGGAGTTCTGGCGCCGGGTGACCGATGCGGCGCTCGTCTACGGTCCGCTGTTCTTCGAGCTCAGCGCGCACGCGATGCAGGACCTGCCGCACACCGAGTCGCTCAAGGCGGACCTGATCAACGTCTGGCTGCCGCCCCTGACGGACCTCTGCATCCGCGCCGGCATCCCGAAGGCCGAAGCGCCGGCCTACGCGCGACTAGGCCTCGCCGCCTCCCGCGGCCTGCTCTTCGACCTGTTGCTGACCGGCGACCGCGCGGGCGTCGACGAGGCATCCGCGCTGCTCAACCGGCTGTTCACGCTCCCGGTTCGGTAG
- a CDS encoding serpin family protein translates to MDPDVVRAVNDLTVRWGRALPGGNTVVSGLGLWPLLALLATGADEPGRSELAAAAGVDAATGATDAIRLIEAIEASADLHAALGVWVSEQLKLAETFDTVMPAPLIGLLTGNPAVDKPKLDAWAADHTDDVIRELPVDLEGEVLLLLASALLLRTTWVRPFTEQIRRVPGGAWAGSWHWLERADDDLDAVRRYDDLTVVTVRGDADVDVLLGIGDGDDVLAGLLAAAGRPDDGVPGSRLIDEDRPGPGLTIGKTTAPRPDLRLSLPSFSIEAEHDLLDLRDLFGLNAVTSNPRERGHFSALSPTPLKVSQAKQKVLARFFATGFEAAAVTAMAMTRAAMITRQERRLEVTLDRPFAFAAVLRDSRLPIVAGRVETPTEPGA, encoded by the coding sequence ATGGATCCCGACGTGGTGCGCGCAGTCAACGACCTGACCGTCCGCTGGGGCCGTGCACTGCCCGGCGGCAACACCGTCGTGTCCGGCCTCGGCCTGTGGCCCCTGCTCGCGCTGCTGGCGACCGGCGCCGACGAGCCGGGCCGCTCCGAACTCGCCGCGGCCGCCGGTGTGGACGCCGCGACCGGTGCGACCGACGCGATCCGGCTGATCGAGGCGATCGAGGCGTCCGCCGACCTGCATGCCGCGCTCGGCGTCTGGGTGAGCGAGCAGTTGAAGCTCGCGGAGACGTTCGACACCGTGATGCCCGCGCCGCTGATCGGGCTGCTGACCGGCAATCCGGCCGTGGACAAGCCGAAGCTCGACGCCTGGGCCGCGGACCACACCGACGACGTGATCCGGGAGCTGCCGGTCGACCTCGAGGGTGAAGTCCTGCTCCTGCTGGCGTCCGCGCTGCTGCTGCGCACGACCTGGGTGCGTCCGTTCACCGAGCAGATCCGGCGCGTTCCCGGCGGCGCGTGGGCCGGGTCGTGGCACTGGCTCGAGCGCGCGGACGACGACCTGGACGCCGTACGGCGGTACGACGACCTGACCGTGGTGACGGTGCGCGGAGATGCCGATGTCGACGTACTGCTCGGGATCGGCGACGGGGACGACGTACTGGCCGGGCTGCTGGCCGCCGCCGGGCGGCCGGACGACGGCGTACCGGGGAGCCGGTTGATCGACGAGGACCGCCCGGGGCCTGGACTGACGATCGGGAAGACCACGGCGCCGCGGCCGGACCTGCGGCTGTCGCTGCCGTCGTTCAGCATCGAGGCCGAGCACGATCTGCTCGACCTCCGCGACCTGTTCGGGCTGAACGCGGTCACCTCGAATCCGCGGGAGCGCGGGCATTTCAGCGCCCTCAGCCCGACGCCGCTCAAGGTCAGCCAGGCGAAGCAGAAGGTGCTCGCGCGATTCTTCGCGACCGGGTTCGAGGCGGCGGCCGTGACCGCGATGGCGATGACGCGGGCCGCGATGATCACCCGGCAGGAGCGGCGGCTCGAGGTCACGCTGGACCGCCCGTTCGCGTTCGCCGCCGTACTGCGGGACTCGCGGCTCCCGATCGTCGCGGGCCGGGTCGAGACTCCTACCGAACCGGGAGCGTGA
- a CDS encoding permease has translation MSTPTEVEEKPGTTDKEPSGSSIAFTVTLVLLVCLALFGRRLFNAWFTDDGIRTWATMFVGVTVQALPFLVLGVLLSAALTAFVPPSFFAKALPKHPALAVPVASASGVVLPGCECASVPVSAALMTRGVTPAAAIAFLLSAPAINPVVLASTAVAFPGQPKVVVARAVTSLAVSMVLGWLWLATGKGGSWLRMPKNRHSHGEGKFEVFRSAMLHDFLHAGGFLVVGAAAAATLNVVVPRSWLDHVAGNLLLSVLLLGLLAVLLAICSEADAFVAASLTQFSLTARLAFMVVGPIVDVKLIALQTGTFGPKFAVRFAPATFVVAILASLLVGWWLL, from the coding sequence GTGAGCACGCCAACCGAGGTCGAGGAAAAGCCCGGAACGACGGACAAAGAGCCGTCCGGGTCGTCGATCGCGTTCACCGTGACGCTGGTCCTGCTGGTCTGCCTGGCGCTGTTCGGGCGGCGGTTGTTCAACGCCTGGTTCACCGACGACGGCATCCGCACCTGGGCGACGATGTTCGTCGGCGTGACGGTGCAGGCGCTGCCGTTCCTGGTGCTCGGCGTACTGCTCTCCGCCGCCCTCACCGCGTTCGTCCCGCCGTCGTTCTTCGCGAAGGCGCTGCCGAAGCACCCGGCGCTCGCCGTACCGGTTGCCAGCGCGTCCGGTGTCGTGCTGCCGGGCTGCGAGTGCGCGTCGGTCCCCGTGTCGGCCGCCCTGATGACCCGCGGCGTCACACCGGCCGCGGCGATCGCCTTCCTGCTGTCCGCGCCGGCGATCAACCCGGTCGTGCTGGCGTCGACCGCGGTCGCGTTCCCGGGTCAGCCGAAGGTCGTGGTCGCCCGGGCGGTCACGTCGCTCGCGGTGTCGATGGTGCTCGGCTGGCTGTGGCTGGCGACCGGCAAAGGCGGGTCGTGGCTGCGGATGCCGAAGAACCGGCACTCGCACGGCGAGGGCAAGTTCGAGGTCTTCCGGTCCGCGATGCTGCACGACTTCCTGCACGCCGGCGGGTTCCTGGTCGTCGGCGCCGCCGCGGCCGCCACGCTGAACGTGGTGGTCCCGCGCAGCTGGCTCGACCACGTCGCCGGGAACCTGCTGCTGTCAGTGCTGCTGCTCGGCCTGCTCGCCGTACTGCTGGCGATCTGTTCCGAGGCCGACGCGTTCGTGGCGGCGAGCCTGACGCAGTTCTCGCTGACCGCGCGGCTCGCGTTCATGGTGGTCGGCCCGATCGTCGACGTGAAGCTGATCGCGCTGCAGACCGGGACCTTCGGTCCGAAATTCGCTGTCCGGTTCGCTCCGGCGACCTTCGTGGTCGCGATCCTTGCCAGTCTGCTCGTCGGGTGGTGGTTGCTTTGA
- a CDS encoding serpin family protein — translation MDALHVSRLTAGWIAALPGEDSTVVSGLGVQPLLAVLAEVADEPAYSELVEAAGSRYGGVLEAPGLRMALGLWTRPDVDLQPGVDRFLPTELRGVLTDQAALDTWVAEQTDGLLTRMPMELSDEIRLVLASALALKTTWAQPFHEFPRNDRRWLSRADQDLDSLRLHDSAAGPLTVATVRGAGEFDVRLVVGDGGRAAVLTAALALEDDGISGAEVLAAERPAPGVEVIESMTPVPTVILSLPYFEIDAVHDLLQHPDVFGLTAASDASRGHFPGLSPEPLAVDQARQAVLARFSATGFEAAAVTAVAAAAGSAPRPGSKALYVDLDRPFGFIAVHRPTGVPVVVGWVNYS, via the coding sequence GTGGACGCTCTGCACGTAAGTCGCCTGACCGCCGGATGGATCGCGGCGCTGCCCGGTGAGGACAGCACGGTCGTCTCCGGACTCGGGGTGCAGCCGTTGCTGGCGGTGCTCGCCGAGGTCGCGGACGAGCCCGCTTACAGCGAGCTGGTCGAGGCCGCCGGCAGCCGGTACGGCGGTGTGCTGGAGGCTCCCGGTCTGCGGATGGCGCTGGGTCTCTGGACGCGGCCGGACGTCGACCTGCAGCCCGGGGTGGACCGGTTCCTGCCGACCGAACTCCGCGGGGTCCTCACAGACCAGGCGGCACTGGACACCTGGGTCGCCGAGCAGACCGACGGGCTGCTCACGCGGATGCCGATGGAGTTGTCGGACGAGATCCGGCTCGTGCTGGCGTCGGCGCTCGCCTTGAAGACCACCTGGGCGCAACCGTTCCACGAGTTCCCGCGCAACGACCGCCGCTGGCTGAGCCGTGCCGATCAGGACCTGGACAGCCTGCGCCTGCACGACAGCGCGGCGGGCCCGCTGACGGTGGCGACGGTGCGCGGAGCCGGTGAGTTCGACGTACGGCTCGTGGTCGGCGACGGCGGGCGGGCCGCGGTACTGACGGCGGCGCTCGCGCTCGAGGACGACGGGATCAGCGGGGCCGAGGTGCTGGCGGCGGAGCGGCCGGCACCTGGCGTCGAGGTGATCGAGTCGATGACGCCGGTGCCGACGGTGATCCTCTCCCTGCCGTACTTCGAGATCGACGCGGTGCACGATCTCCTGCAGCACCCGGACGTGTTCGGCCTGACGGCGGCGTCGGACGCGAGCCGCGGGCATTTCCCGGGATTGAGCCCGGAGCCGCTCGCCGTCGACCAGGCCCGGCAGGCCGTGCTGGCGCGGTTCTCGGCGACCGGCTTCGAGGCCGCCGCCGTCACCGCGGTCGCAGCGGCAGCAGGTTCGGCGCCGAGGCCGGGCTCCAAGGCGCTGTACGTCGACCTCGACCGGCCGTTCGGCTTCATCGCCGTCCACCGGCCGACCGGCGTACCGGTCGTGGTCGGCTGGGTGAACTACTCGTAG
- a CDS encoding TIGR03943 family protein, producing the protein MKRSVAGLVIVFVGAAIVQLAISGTYLRYVKPGMRWMLLAAGVILVGLAVIDVFVKSRQEHDHGLPRAAWLLLLPIFALLVVDPPALGADAAQRQSPVAAKPAEPQSNAFWQNGDKSYGPKTIAVRDYAVWAVWEKETMKGRSFTMTGFVTPAKNGVWYVTRIGLTCCVADGTAFMVEARGQAAPPKNQWVSVTGTWAEPTKRVDGDVAALTVESVKPVTAPANPYE; encoded by the coding sequence ATGAAGCGCAGCGTTGCCGGGTTGGTGATCGTGTTCGTGGGGGCCGCGATCGTGCAGCTCGCGATTTCCGGGACGTACCTGCGGTACGTGAAACCGGGGATGCGGTGGATGCTGCTCGCGGCCGGGGTGATCCTGGTCGGGCTGGCGGTGATCGACGTGTTCGTGAAGAGCCGCCAGGAACACGACCACGGGCTGCCCCGAGCGGCGTGGCTGTTGCTGCTGCCGATCTTCGCGTTGCTCGTGGTGGATCCGCCCGCGCTCGGCGCGGACGCCGCGCAACGGCAGTCGCCGGTCGCCGCGAAGCCGGCCGAGCCGCAGAGCAACGCGTTCTGGCAGAACGGCGACAAGTCGTACGGCCCGAAGACCATCGCGGTGCGCGACTACGCGGTCTGGGCGGTGTGGGAGAAGGAGACGATGAAGGGCCGGTCGTTCACGATGACCGGCTTCGTCACCCCGGCGAAGAACGGGGTCTGGTACGTGACCCGGATCGGCCTGACCTGTTGTGTCGCGGACGGTACGGCGTTCATGGTCGAGGCCCGCGGCCAGGCCGCGCCGCCGAAGAACCAGTGGGTCAGCGTGACCGGCACCTGGGCCGAGCCGACCAAGCGCGTCGACGGCGACGTCGCCGCCCTCACGGTCGAGTCGGTCAAGCCGGTGACGGCGCCGGCGAACCCCTACGAGTAG
- a CDS encoding EamA family transporter: MTPRDLVLALAVVVVWGINFVVIEVGLEGMPPLLLSALRFFFAAVPAIFLLGPPRVAWRYVVGVGLALGVAKFGLLFIAMDHGVPAGLSSLVLQSQVIFTVLFAIAVLRERPRPAQVAGIAIACAGIGLIVLDRKLSAPLGALALVIVAAGCWGVSNTITRYAKPPDTLRFMVWASAVAVVPLLILSLLTEGPRADLDALRGITPTGIGAIAYLAFAATLFGFGVWGYLLRQYDASTVAPFSLLVPIVGMSAAWILRGEAVGLQQAIAAVLVIGGMACAIVRRRTPRTAESGELVNSAA, from the coding sequence AGGTCGGCCTCGAAGGCATGCCGCCGCTGCTGCTGTCCGCGCTGCGGTTCTTCTTCGCGGCCGTCCCGGCGATCTTCCTGCTCGGACCGCCGCGGGTCGCCTGGCGGTACGTCGTCGGCGTCGGGCTCGCGCTCGGCGTGGCCAAGTTCGGGCTGCTGTTCATCGCGATGGACCACGGCGTACCGGCCGGGTTGTCGTCACTCGTCCTGCAGAGCCAGGTGATCTTCACGGTGCTGTTCGCGATCGCCGTCCTGCGGGAACGGCCGCGCCCCGCGCAGGTCGCCGGGATCGCGATCGCCTGTGCCGGGATCGGGCTGATCGTCCTCGACCGCAAGCTCTCGGCCCCGCTCGGCGCGCTCGCCCTGGTGATCGTCGCCGCCGGGTGCTGGGGCGTGTCGAACACGATCACGCGGTACGCCAAGCCGCCGGACACGCTGCGCTTCATGGTCTGGGCCAGCGCCGTGGCCGTCGTACCGCTGTTGATCCTCTCGCTGCTCACCGAAGGGCCGCGCGCCGACCTCGACGCGCTGCGGGGGATCACGCCGACCGGCATCGGCGCGATCGCGTACCTCGCCTTCGCGGCGACGCTGTTCGGGTTCGGCGTCTGGGGCTACCTGCTCCGCCAGTACGACGCCAGTACCGTCGCGCCGTTCTCGTTGCTGGTGCCGATCGTCGGGATGTCCGCGGCCTGGATCCTGCGCGGCGAGGCCGTGGGCCTGCAGCAGGCGATCGCGGCGGTGCTGGTGATCGGCGGCATGGCCTGCGCGATCGTCCGGCGCCGGACCCCGCGCACGGCAGAGTCCGGCGAACTGGTGAATTCAGCTGCGTGA